A single region of the Silene latifolia isolate original U9 population chromosome 8, ASM4854445v1, whole genome shotgun sequence genome encodes:
- the LOC141596322 gene encoding protein MITOFERRINLIKE 1, chloroplastic-like, protein MSITMEPQNSISTISLLQFSPPSHSSSSNISNFNTNFSHLNTLLISSPKNPKKTLKNSPNFLSTSISVDLNLNNPPPKINLQPKGHSQNYTFTLKNLSILERALIGASAGGAAGAFTYCCLHPLDTIKTKLQTKGASQIYKNTLDAVVKTFQSKGILGFYSGISAVIVGSAASSAVYFGTCEFGKSFLSKFDDYPPLLIPPTAGAMGNIVSSAIMVPKELITQRMQAGAKGRSWQVLMKILEKDGILGLYAGYSATLLRNLPAGVISYSSFEYLKAAVLAKKGKSKLDPFESVCCGALAGAISASLTTPLDVVKTRLMTQMGGVMYSGVSETVKHILMEEGWVGFTRGMGPRVVHSACFSALGYFAFETARLAISEQYLKHKESQELVVPAA, encoded by the coding sequence ATGTCAATCACCATGGAACCTCAAAACTCCATTTCCACAATTTCTCTCCTCCAATTTTCACCCCCTTCACATTCTTCATCTTCCAACATTTCCAATTTCAACACCAATTTTTCTCACCTCAACACCCTCTTAATTTCTTCCCCAAAAAACCCTaagaaaaccctaaaaaattcCCCAAATTTCCTCTCAACTTCCATATCAGTTGACCTCAATCTCAACAACCCACCTCCTAAAATCAACCTTCAACCAAAAGGGCACagtcaaaattacacttttaccCTCAAAAACCTCTCAATTCTCGAACGTGCCCTTATTGGTGCTTCTGCAGGTGGTGCAGCAGGTGCATTCACTTACTGCTGTCTTCATCCGCTTGATACCATTAAAACTAAGCTTCAAACTAAGGGTGCAAGTCAAATTTACAAAAATACCCTTGATGCTGTGGTTAAGACTTTCCAATCCAAGGGTATTTTGGGGTTTTACAGCGGGATTTCGGCGGTGATTGTCGGGTCTGCTGCATCTTCTGCTGTGTATTTTGGGACTTGTGAGTTTGGTAAGTCATTTTTATCGAAATTTGATGATTACCCTCCTTTGTTAATCCCACCTACTGCTGGTGCAATGGGTAATATTGTGTCATCTGCTATAATGGTGCCTAAGGAATTGATTACGCAGCGAATGCAAGCCGGCGCAAAAGGCCGGTCTTGGCAAGTTTTAATGAAAATTTTGGAGAAAGATGGGATTTTGGGGTTGTATGCTGGGTACTCTGCCACATTGTTGAGGAATTTACCTGCTGGAGTGATTAGTTACTCGTCTTTCGAGTATTTGAAAGCTGCGGTTTTGGCAAAGAAGGGAAAGTCGAAATTAGACCCATTTGAGAGTGTTTGTTGTGGTGCATTGGCTGGGGCGATATCGGCTTCGTTGACAACTCCATTGGATGTTGTCAAGACTAGGTTGATGACTCAGATGGGTGGTGTAATGTATAGTGGAGTTTCGGAGACTGTTAAGCATATTTTGATGGAGGAAGGTTGGGTTGGGTTCACTAGAGGAATGGGTCCTAGGGTTGTTCATAGTGCTTGTTTTTCGGCTTTGGGTTACTTTGCGTTTGAGACTGCTAGGCTTGCGATTTCCGAGCAGTATCTTAAGCATAAGGAGTCCCAAGAGCTGGTGGTGCCTGCTGCTTAA
- the LOC141596325 gene encoding uncharacterized protein LOC141596325: MSIQPPQQPPPKVPTVAVLRAVDALLKHKSQESASKNPQLLPSDEFLYLILTLTKIPQKSRVNAFKIPLPNSLYSPENSEICLFVNDANSKIAKSKVEEEKLPIAKVIKLTKLKKEYKAYELKRKLCDSYDLFMAEKRIIPLLPNAIGKGFYKKKKIPVPIEMSRGNWKDQIDKICSSALLYLSTGSCSVIKVARVSMERDEIVANVAAAIEGIANVVPKKWGNVRSFHLKLAESVALPVYQKVPELGFKIGGAIGDSEEKEKTVVVTVKKGEGLVKSKKTAKGRIHEVKYMDEVMIGEEEVDSEGEEVVDEEEKAVNVGNKRKKSGGEEEKKVKKGEKSLKKKKTDLSGKKSKKSKV, encoded by the coding sequence ATGTCGATCCAACCACCGCAACAACCACCGCCGAAAGTCCCAACCGTCGCCGTCTTACGTGCCGTCGACGCTCTTCTCAAGCACAAATCGCAAGAATCAGCTtccaaaaacccccaattgttaccttcTGATGAATTCCTCTACCTAATCCTAACCCTAACAAAAATCCCCCAAAAATCCCGCGTTAACGCCTTCAAAATCCCCTTACCGAACTCGTTATACTCGCCGGAAAACTCGGAAATATGTCTTTTCGTCAATGATGCGAACTCCAAGATCGCGAAATCGAAGGTTGAGGAGGAGAAGCTTCCGATTGCGAAGGTGATTAAGTTAACGAAGCTGAAGAAAGAGTATAAAGCTTATGAATTGAAGAGGAAGCTGTGTGATTCTTATGATTTGTTTATGGCAGAAAAGCGGATTATTCCGTTATTGCCGAATGCAATTGGAAAGGGATTTTATAAGAAGAAGAAGATTCCGGTACCGATTGAGATGAGTAGAGGGAATTGGAAGGATCAGATTGATAAGATTTGTAGTTCGGCATTGTTGTATTTGAGTACTGGGAGTTGTAGCGTGATTAAGGTTGCGAGAGTTTCAATGGAGAGAGACGAGATTGTCGCGAATGTTGCGGCCGCCATTGAAGGGATTGCGAATGTGGTGCCGAAAAAATGGGGGAATGTTAGGAGTTTTCATTTGAAGTTAGCTGAATCTGTTGCTTTGCCTGTTTATCAGAAGGTTCCGGAATTAGGGTTTAAGATTGGTGGCGCCATTGGCGATAGTGAGGAGAAGGAGAAGACAGTGGTGGTGACGGTGAAGAAGGGAGAGGGATTGGTTAAGTCGAAGAAGACGGCGAAGGGGAGGATTCATGAGGTGAAGTATATGGATGAGGTTATGATTGGGGAAGAGGAGGTTGACAGCGAGGGAGAGGAAGTTGTCGACGAGGAGGAAAAGGCGGTGAATGTCGGGAATAAGAGGAAGAAGAGTGGTGGCGAGGAGGAGAAGAAGGTGAAGAAAGGGGAGAAGagcttgaagaagaagaa